The Tautonia plasticadhaerens nucleotide sequence GCCACCACCGCGATCCTCCCGAGTCCCGTCGCCACTTGCACGTGAACGGCTACCACCAGCGGCAATGCGGCGATGAGGAACAGCCTCATCAGCCGAGCAAGTTCGGGGATCGAGTAAACTTTACTGCCTTCAAACTGCTGACCGACCCAGAGCTCCAGGAACGGACCGGCATACAGGAACGCGAGCACGCCAACCGGGAGGACCGCGGCCGTGTGCAATCGTGCACCGTCGTAGGTGACGCGGTCGAGACCATGCCGATCGCCGACGGCGGCGAGGCTCGCCACGGCGGGCATCACGAGGAAGGAAAGGGTCCAGCCGAGTTGTCGGAGCTGGAGGAACGGGCTGCTCACCGCCTTGTAGGCGGAAACCGCCGCGTCCGGATTCTCGATCGCGAAGCCGAGGATGGTCGTGTCGACCTTGTCCGCTAAGACGACGCTCAACTGGATGAGGAAGATGTAGAAGCTGAAGTGGGCGAGACTTCGGAAGTCGGCAAGCCGGACGCGAGCCAGGCGCGGCCGGTACTCAAGCTTCCGGGCGATCACCCAGAGCGCCGGGCCGAGACTCAGGCCGACCTGGACGATCGTCTGGGCGACCACGACCGTCAGCAATGCCGGGGCGACCGCGACGTGTCCGAGCGTCACCCCGATCGCCGTCCCGGCGAGCGCACGAACGAGATCGCTCCCCCCCGGGGCGATGGAGAATTCCGCCCGATTCGAGGCGATCGCGACCAGAACGGTCCCGATGACGACCCCGATCAAGAGGACCGCGAAGCGGATCACGACGATGAGGACGTCGAAGCGCGGCATGACCTCATAACGCCTGGCCGCCTGGAGGATGCTGGAGACGACCACGCTGATCCCGTAACAGGGGGAGGTCAACGCTTGGAGCCAGAGTAACTGGATGATCAGGCGATACTGGACGTCGTTCTCGGCGAACGTCGAATGCGGCATCAGCCCGTAGGCGACCACCATGAGGGCCGCGGATTGGACCAGTGCGATGATCGCGTAGAAGAGCATGCCGCAGGAGATCGCCCGATCGACCCCGGCACGGTCGCCCCGCGTCCAACGCTCGGAGACCTGACGCTGGAGCGCGGAGCTCATGCCGAACTCGAACAGGAACTGGAAGAACCCGAATCCCCAGGCATACCAGTAGGCGCCGCTCAGGCCCTCTCCGAAAGCCCCCAGCATCAGCGGGATGCTCCAGAAGGCCGAGATCGCCTGCAAGGGGGTGCGTAACGCCAACCAGAAGGAACCGCTGAGGAGCTTCCCCAGCACCGGTGGCAGGGCCCGAGCTGGGGACCCCGGGCCGGAGGAGGGCTGCAACGGCGTCGGGGGCGTGGTGGCCGATTCCAAGGCGATTGTGCTCACGGGAATCCGTCCCCGTCGGCCTTCGACATTCTGATGATCCCGCGCCCGGGTCGACGCGACGGGGCCCCATCATAGTCGTCAGGGACGATCGAAGGGTAGATCAATCGACCCACCCCGGAAACGGCCGACCGCCAATCGGCGG carries:
- a CDS encoding lipopolysaccharide biosynthesis protein, which gives rise to MSTIALESATTPPTPLQPSSGPGSPARALPPVLGKLLSGSFWLALRTPLQAISAFWSIPLMLGAFGEGLSGAYWYAWGFGFFQFLFEFGMSSALQRQVSERWTRGDRAGVDRAISCGMLFYAIIALVQSAALMVVAYGLMPHSTFAENDVQYRLIIQLLWLQALTSPCYGISVVVSSILQAARRYEVMPRFDVLIVVIRFAVLLIGVVIGTVLVAIASNRAEFSIAPGGSDLVRALAGTAIGVTLGHVAVAPALLTVVVAQTIVQVGLSLGPALWVIARKLEYRPRLARVRLADFRSLAHFSFYIFLIQLSVVLADKVDTTILGFAIENPDAAVSAYKAVSSPFLQLRQLGWTLSFLVMPAVASLAAVGDRHGLDRVTYDGARLHTAAVLPVGVLAFLYAGPFLELWVGQQFEGSKVYSIPELARLMRLFLIAALPLVVAVHVQVATGLGRIAVVAVAALAGAVVNFPLSLFLTYRMGVSGVIWGTVLTTLFSNLLVPAIYTFRVLDVGIAAYVRRTLIAPLSGAAAMLVSCWLLHGSGYTADPRGDGPIARITPFSVHLAIGSVAFVAGYVAIPIGRSDLHRLVRRLLGSTDADRSGHRGGSGARQRDHS